GTCTATGACGGCTGGATTAGGAGGTTTCATGGTTGGAGCTTTAGCCGGCAGTGTTCTTCGTGGTCACCGTGCTTACTACGCCCCTCCTCCTCCCAGAGGCCCTTTGTTTGGTCCAAGAATCGGTGGTGGCCATCATGGCCCACTTCATGGTCCTCACGGTGGTTTCGGCGGCCGCGGTGGTGGACGCATGGGTGGACGTGGTGGACGTGGCCGCAGATGAAAAGcgttgatttttatttaaatttggTTCCGATTTCGTCCTACATACTATGGTCGTTGATTATGGAATcgctctttttttttgagaacATCACTTTCTCCTTTGAATAGAATCACCAAATTCACGTATACGACTCTTTCGAAATTGTTAAATGGAAAACACGATATCCAGTGAAGTTCTTTTTATTCCCTTGAAATTTCATACTATTTTTGCTAATCGTTCTAAAATTGTTATATTCTGTTAGTCGTTCTTTGACCTAATTTCTTGTTTActtatattaattttgttatcATCTGATCTTTACTTGTTTCAAGCTTCCTTATTTATTGTACCATTGCATTCTTTATTGGGATTTCGAGGAAAACGGtctaatttataaaatttctgTTTAATACCAAAGAAGTAAGGAGCATATATTATAATGGGTGTGAATATCGACGGAGTTGGTTGTCGATggaatcatttttttggcatTTATCACTTCGACGTGtatttacttatttatttatatttttttttggttaattgtaaaaaattgggTGAAGcacaatttttgaaacttttaaaaaatcaatggTTGTTTTTTCAGACGTTAAATTAGTTTATTATGcatgatttaaaatagtCAATTATATatctttcatttattattatcattgttttttcattactagttgtcctttttttttgggtaTTTTAGTTGAATAGTTTATAGTGGTGTATTACTGACTATATAATTGGCAAACTCAGATATTTGTTTGGTTTTGGATTAAATGCACAATTCCGAAAAAATTAAGgcagaaagaaaaaaaattttttttacacttATGGGATGTCATACCactattttaaaagacAAACAGATATCATTTGAATCGTTTAAAACCTGTATTTATCAAGCTGTTTAAAATAAGAGAAATATAACTTGGCTCTTGGATACACATAATGAAATAAGAAAAGttaatatatttcaaaattaagaaatattatcTACGGTACAACATTTATTTGTTCATATTACGATTATTCAGTAAGGATACGTAAATTTGTACCTGGCAATTATCAAATGAATGTCGAGGGTTTTCATAGCAATGCAAAACCGTTTGTTTTTAAGCAAAGCCGGCGATTAAAAAGGGTAATAAGAgcaattttcctttttcaattagCTATGTTTCAAGTCAAGCAGCATTAGTGAAACCCTGATATTCTGAGtttgaataaaacaaattggCAGTCTATTTTCCATGAACAGCTTTCGATAATTAGTGAAgtacttttaaaaacacGTTAATACCACTTTAATGGAACTCGTAAATTCGTAAACTAGGAATGACGAATTATGGTTTGGGGCAATCACGATATAGTAAAATAACGAAATTTGCATAATGCTACTACCACTACATCAGCCTCTTATGTAATGATCTGTAGCGTATCagattttcatttcttttataatcGTTCTATACCACTGCGCGATTTCTCCTTTTCCCTAACAGATACAGCTTACCACCAAAACTTTCTATCTTTAATACTCGAAAAATTAAGTATATAGATCTTAGAGAgtgatttttgaatatctgCCTAtaacatttttcttttctttggttAGAATCTTTCTAAGCCTCTATATCGTTTATATAGGTTTTTACTCTGTGTCTTTACAGAATTAatcatataaaaaatgtctGTCTATCAAACTCGTGAAGGTTTGCCCAGTGGATGGGTTGCTCAATGGGATGCTGAATATGGAACATACTTTTATGTTAACGAGTCAGCTCAAAATCCACAGCCCCAATGGGAACCACCAGTCGAAAATCTGAAACTTGCTCCTCCTCCAGGAGCCACAAGCGTTAATACAGCTGTGTATAATAACAATAACAATACTTCTGCTGCGAATACGAATGCTGCATACAATGCTAATACTGCTGCAAATGCCAATGCTAACACTGCCACGACTACCAATGCTGCCGCTACTACCAGCGCTGCATATAACCCCAATGCCCCTGCCAATACCAATGCTGCATACTATCCTAATGCTGCTGCCACTACCACTACCAATGCAGATGGTAGTGATAAAGGGCTGTTCAGTGGGCTTACCTCTTCTAATGGCTACACCACTGGCAACTCTTACAGTAGACCAAGCTACGTTGCTCCTGTCGCTGCAGGGTTAGGTGGATTGGCCTTAGGTGGCCTGGCTTCACACGCACTTGGCAATCTCTTTCACCATCGTGGTCATAACGGTGGTGGTTTCGGAGGTTTTGGTGGTGGTTCTGGCGGTCCTCCTCCTGGTCCTGGTGGATTTGGAGGCTTTGGAGGCTTTGGAGGTGAAGGCCATCATCATGGTGGTCACGGTGGCTTTGGAGGCGGCCCTGGAGGTTTTGAGGGCGGTCCTGGTGGCTTCGGAGGCGGTCCTGGCGGCTTTGGAGGCGGTCTTGGAGGTTTTGGAGGAGGCCCCGGAGGCTTTGGGGGTGGTCCTGGAGGTCATGGCGGTCCTGGTTGGTGAGACTGAGAAACATGGAactaaatatttgtttatgaGCTTTTTATGTGAGTATATTGCGCAATAGATATTAAGTCGATAccgttaaaaaattttttatgtttataCTCAGTTATTTTGCTAAAgtgaaattgaattttattaaGGTAGGACTTTCTGAAAGTATTAAGTAGAGCTGGGCAATTTTAGAAGTGCACATAGAAAAGCTCGCAAGCAAGCAATTTTGATATCCCTGTGTTGTTGTTTTTTAGGTTTATGTAGGAATGATTCAATGCAACAGTTTAGATATAGGTAAACATAAGTGCTGTATCTATAGCTGTGGAAACAATTCATGCTTGTTCATACGTAACATTTTATGCGCAAGTATTAAAagattctaaaaaatatctaTTATGTTCATTATCTCGCACACGTCAAACCCAGTCTACTTCGAAATGCGTACGTGTATACTTTGGCTGTATACAATctgaaatttgaaatttaaagcTGTCAGATTAGCTTCTATTAATATTGCGTAAATCGGTTAGTTCAGAGTCTTTTATCCCAATACTTCGTCAGATTTGTATactttcttcattaaaagtACATGTTTATCTTAACATAGAAGAGGTAAGTACCGCTAATTAACCGAATTGCAACTTGTAATTATAACAGCCAAATCATTTCAAACCAGAAGAGTgcaagtttaaaaaaaaaaccgaTAGAACAACATACAGTGCCGCATTCAAACTACACATACATAGGGTTTCATCTCGTGGTATATAACGAGTCAATAGAGCATTCtcaatgttaaaaaatacgGAATATTGTGGTTCTTTACAAAACTCATTACCTTCTCAATAGTACCACTAAAATCAGTGATAACTGTTTCAGAGGCGTCCGTATATACCTTTTTTACTGTTGTATCTTAATTAGCCAATTTTCTCGTATCTTCTTTCTATGTTTCAGCTCATTGTTTTGATTATAGCGATGGTGTTCACCGTTGCTGCTATCCTATTGCCGCATCCTTAAACTTCCATAAGCTCTATAGGTGTCAGGTAGACTACGTCATTGAGTAACGAACTACATCAGCGTAAATTTGGTTTAGAATGTATGAGAACTTAGCAACTCCAAACCACAAATATCAACGACAGGATTATAGACTGATACATAGAAGAAACTAGCagttcttttaaaatttttttaggaTTTAACGATTTATACCTATTGGGGTACTAAGAATTTGGTAGAGTTACTCAAATTCAGTTAAAGACACGGATTTTCCTTATACGTAATTAGTGTCGATTTTCTGAAATCTTGCTTGCTATTTTATAGCTTAGAACGAAAAAGCaggaatttgttttgttttgtttttttaaaaaaaaaaacactttATCTTGTGAATTGCTTTGGAAAGTGAGCGTATTCCTCGTAGGagcttttgaatttttgatatatcGTTAGCTTGTAGTGAAGGAAACGGAAGCCATCAACGGAATAACCTTGTTCTCCATCATTTGCTATCATTCGTGAATAGGAAcaataaagagaaaaaaaatacatttttaaagaagtttATATATACATTGATCTAATagtgaaaatatttaacaCGAATAAGTTTGTTTCATATGCCTTCGAAATTTTCCTCTAAATACGTGGATACAGAAGCCATTTCAAATGATGATGACAATCCCTTTGCAACCGCTAAGAGTTATTACTCCAAGGATACAGACTTGTCGACTCGGGTAAGTGCTGGCCGTCCTCGCACCTTATCCACTTCGATGGAGGCATCCGCCGCACCAACTATACCagaattaaagaatttacGTCGACGTGGAAGTCTTGATGAACATAAACAACCACGAAAATTTCTTGTTGATGTTGATAAGACATTGAATGCACTTTTGGAATCTGAAGACACCGACCGGAACATGCAAATCACCATCGAGGATACCGGACCTAAAGTTGTTTCCCTTGGCAGCGCTAGCTCGGGTGGATATCGCTTGTATGAGCTTCGCGGCACATATCAATTGTCAAATTTACTTCAGGAATTGACCTTGGCAAAGGATTATGGACGTCGATATATTTTACTTGATGAGCGAAGACTTAATGAAAACCCTGTGAACCGACTTTCTAGACTCATCAAAGGTACCTTTTGGGATGCCCTTACTCGAAGAATCGATGCCAGTGTTTTGGATGTTATTTGCCGTGATACCAAAGACCGATCAGGATCACACGTGAATCGAATTTATGTTCCTAAAGCCGAACAAGAGATGTATGAATACTATGTTCGCGCTGCTAAGGAAAGGCCTTACTTGAATTTACAGGTCGAATATCTGCCGGAAGAGATTACTCCAGAATGGGTGAGAGATGTAAATGATAAGCCAGGGTTACTTGCACTTGCAATGGAAAAATACCAAGATGATGAAGGCAATACACATCTTCGAGGTGTGCCATTTGTCGTTCCTGGTGGCCGGTTTAATGAACTGTACGGCTGGGACTCTTACTTTGAATCACTGGGTTTGCTTGTTGACGATCGGGTTGACTTGGCGAAAGGTATGGTGgagaattttatttttgaaattaccTATTACGGTAAGATCTTGAATGCCAACCGCACTTATTATCTTCTTCGCTCCCAGCCTCCATTTTTGACCGATATGGCCCTTCGAGTTTATGAACGTATAAAAAACGAAGAAGGATCTTTAGACTTTTTGCATCGGGCCTTTTCTGCGACTATAAAAGAATATCACACTGTTTGGACTGCCACTCCACGACTGGATCCCAAAACTGGTCTTTCCCGCTATCGCCCTGGAGGACTCGGTATTCCTCCGGAAACTGAAGCTTCTCATTTTGAGCATTTGCTTCGTCCTTACATGGAGAAGTATCATATGACTCTTGAGGAGTTTACTCATGCATACAATTACCAACAAATTCATGAACCCGCGTTGGATGAGTATTTCGTGCACGACCGCGCAGTTCGCGAAAGCGGGCATGATACTACTTATCGGTTGGAAAAAGTTTGTGCTGACTTGGCCACCGTGGATCTGAACTCGTTGCTATACAAATATGAAACCGACATCTCACATGTGATTTTAGAATATTTCGATGACAAGTTTGTACTTCCAAACGGAACTATAGAAACTTCTGCCATTTGGGATCGTCGTGCTCGTGCTCGTCGTGCTGCAATGGAAAAGTATCTTTGGTCAGAAGCTGATTCGATGTGGTATGATTACAACACGAAGTTAGAAACGAAGAGTACTTATGAAAGTGCTACTGCTTTCTGGGCCTTGTGGGCCGGTGTGGCAACTCCCCGTCAAGCCGCAAAATTTGTTGATGTTAGTCTTCCCAAGTTTGAAGTTGCTGGAGGTATAGTTGCTGGTACAAAGAGAAGCTTGGGTAAAGTGGGTCTTGATAATCCCAGCCGTCAATGGGATTATCCTAATGGCTGGAGCCCTCAGCAGATTTTAGCTTGGTATGGATTGATTCGATACGGATATGAAGAGGAGACTCGTAGACTTGTATATCGTTGGCTATATACTATTACTAAATCGTTTGTTGATTTTAATGGTATTgttgttgaaaaatatgatttGACCAGACCAGTTGATCCACATCGTGTTGAAGCTGAGTATGGTAATCAGGGTGTCAATATCAAAGGCGTTGCTCGCGAAGGTTTTGGATGGGTTAATGCCAGTTACGAAGTCGGCCTTACATTCTGTAATTCGCATATGCGTCGGGCTCTTGGTGCTTGTACGACTCCTGATGTTTTCTTTGCCGGCATCAAGGAAGAATCTCTTCCTGCTTTCGAAAACCTTTCCattcataaaaattaagTTATCGTttgcttgaaaaaaataatcgaCTTTGTCTACTTTTTTAGTTGCCTTTAGCTTTATTCTCTTATTATGTTATTTTGGTTATCGACCGGTTAAAACCCATTGTTATGTTACATGTTATACCTTCCATTAAATCCTTCTACTATGAAGGTTCTATTTGGCGA
This region of Schizosaccharomyces pombe strain 972h- genome assembly, chromosome: II genomic DNA includes:
- the ntp1 gene encoding alpha,alpha-trehalase Ntp1 translates to MPSKFSSKYVDTEAISNDDDNPFATAKSYYSKDTDLSTRVSAGRPRTLSTSMEASAAPTIPELKNLRRRGSLDEHKQPRKFLVDVDKTLNALLESEDTDRNMQITIEDTGPKVVSLGSASSGGYRLYELRGTYQLSNLLQELTLAKDYGRRYILLDERRLNENPVNRLSRLIKGTFWDALTRRIDASVLDVICRDTKDRSGSHVNRIYVPKAEQEMYEYYVRAAKERPYLNLQVEYLPEEITPEWVRDVNDKPGLLALAMEKYQDDEGNTHLRGVPFVVPGGRFNELYGWDSYFESLGLLVDDRVDLAKGMVENFIFEITYYGKILNANRTYYLLRSQPPFLTDMALRVYERIKNEEGSLDFLHRAFSATIKEYHTVWTATPRLDPKTGLSRYRPGGLGIPPETEASHFEHLLRPYMEKYHMTLEEFTHAYNYQQIHEPALDEYFVHDRAVRESGHDTTYRLEKVCADLATVDLNSLLYKYETDISHVILEYFDDKFVLPNGTIETSAIWDRRARARRAAMEKYLWSEADSMWYDYNTKLETKSTYESATAFWALWAGVATPRQAAKFVDVSLPKFEVAGGIVAGTKRSLGKVGLDNPSRQWDYPNGWSPQQILAWYGLIRYGYEEETRRLVYRWLYTITKSFVDFNGIVVEKYDLTRPVDPHRVEAEYGNQGVNIKGVAREGFGWVNASYEVGLTFCNSHMRRALGACTTPDVFFAGIKEESLPAFENLSIHKN
- the wwm3 gene encoding protein wwm3 translates to MSVYQTYKGLPAGWVAQWDPTYQAYFYINETFEGAQPQWEPPIPGLHIPPPPGTTTVVYQKDVPRSSDGSRSMTAGLGGFMVGALAGSVLRGHRAYYAPPPPRGPLFGPRIGGGHHGPLHGPHGGFGGRGGGRMGGRGGRGRR
- the wwm2 gene encoding protein wwm2, with the protein product MSVYQTREGLPSGWVAQWDAEYGTYFYVNESAQNPQPQWEPPVENLKLAPPPGATSVNTAVYNNNNNTSAANTNAAYNANTAANANANTATTTNAAATTSAAYNPNAPANTNAAYYPNAAATTTTNADGSDKGLFSGLTSSNGYTTGNSYSRPSYVAPVAAGLGGLALGGLASHALGNLFHHRGHNGGGFGGFGGGSGGPPPGPGGFGGFGGFGGEGHHHGGHGGFGGGPGGFEGGPGGFGGGPGGFGGGLGGFGGGPGGFGGGPGGHGGPGW